In Sedimenticola thiotaurini, the following proteins share a genomic window:
- a CDS encoding argininosuccinate synthase, which produces MSASGVKKVVLAYSGGLDTSIILKWLQEEYGCEVVTFTADIGQGEEVEPARAKAQAAGVKEIYIEDLTEEFARDFVFPMFRANAIYEGEYLLGTSIARPLITKRLIEIARETGADAISHGATGKGNDQVRFELGAYALMPDVKIIAPWREWDLLSREKLMKYAEEHGIPVEMKRKGKSPYSMDANLLHISYEGYDLEDPWCEPSEEMWRWSVSPEAAPDKPTYIELTFEKGDVTAIDGVAMSPAKVMTELNRVGGANGIGRDDIVENRYVGMKSRGCYETPGGTILLKAHRAIESLTLDRESAHLKDELMPKYAELVYNGYWWSPEREMLQAAIDQTQEVVNGVVRLKLYKGGIMVVGRKSETHSLFDESIATFEDDAGAYDQKDAGGFIKLNALRLRVAARRRGS; this is translated from the coding sequence ATGTCAGCGTCTGGCGTAAAAAAGGTCGTACTCGCATATTCGGGTGGTCTGGATACCTCGATCATCCTTAAGTGGCTTCAAGAGGAGTATGGTTGTGAGGTGGTGACCTTTACCGCCGATATCGGGCAGGGCGAAGAGGTGGAGCCGGCCCGCGCCAAGGCGCAGGCGGCCGGAGTGAAGGAGATCTATATCGAGGATCTCACCGAAGAGTTCGCCCGTGACTTCGTATTCCCCATGTTCCGTGCCAACGCTATTTACGAGGGCGAGTACCTGCTGGGCACCTCCATCGCCCGTCCCCTGATCACCAAGCGGCTGATTGAGATCGCCCGGGAGACCGGCGCGGATGCCATCTCCCACGGCGCCACTGGCAAGGGCAATGACCAGGTGCGTTTTGAACTGGGTGCCTACGCCCTGATGCCGGATGTGAAGATTATCGCCCCCTGGCGTGAATGGGATCTGCTCTCCCGCGAGAAGCTGATGAAATATGCCGAGGAGCACGGTATCCCGGTGGAGATGAAGCGCAAGGGCAAGTCACCCTACTCCATGGATGCCAACCTGCTGCACATCTCCTACGAGGGTTACGACCTGGAAGACCCCTGGTGTGAGCCTTCCGAAGAGATGTGGCGCTGGAGTGTATCGCCGGAGGCGGCGCCGGATAAACCCACCTATATCGAACTGACCTTCGAGAAGGGTGATGTGACCGCCATCGACGGTGTCGCCATGAGTCCGGCCAAGGTGATGACCGAACTGAACCGGGTGGGTGGTGCCAACGGCATCGGCCGTGACGATATTGTCGAGAACCGTTACGTCGGTATGAAATCCCGTGGCTGTTACGAAACCCCGGGGGGCACCATCCTGCTCAAGGCGCATCGTGCCATCGAGTCCCTGACCCTGGATCGTGAATCGGCCCATCTGAAGGATGAACTGATGCCCAAGTACGCCGAGCTGGTTTACAACGGCTACTGGTGGAGCCCGGAGCGCGAAATGCTGCAGGCCGCCATCGACCAGACCCAGGAAGTGGTCAACGGCGTGGTACGGCTGAAACTGTACAAGGGTGGCATTATGGTGGTGGGGCGCAAGTCAGAGACCCACAGTCTGTTCGATGAGTCCATCGCCACCTTTGAAGATGATGCCGGTGCCTATGACCAGAAGGATGCCGGTGGCTTTATTAAACTCAACGCCCTGCGCCTGCGTGTAGCGGCCCGTCGACGTGGCTCCTGA
- a CDS encoding PilZ domain-containing protein, with protein MQPDNREYTRFSLRSKVKLVDHEGKEYEIYTRDLSHGGLFLIMKEDSLPPADSVVEVTAMDIEDPLPQRAVVVRAEAGKGIAIRFLDSE; from the coding sequence ATGCAACCGGATAATCGCGAATATACCCGCTTTTCCCTCCGTTCCAAGGTGAAGCTGGTGGATCACGAGGGTAAGGAGTATGAAATCTATACCCGCGACCTGTCCCATGGTGGACTGTTCCTGATTATGAAGGAGGACTCCCTGCCCCCTGCCGATTCGGTGGTGGAGGTGACGGCCATGGATATCGAGGATCCACTGCCACAACGAGCGGTTGTGGTCAGGGCGGAGGCCGGCAAAGGCATCGCCATCCGTTTTCTCGATAGTGAATAG
- the ispG gene encoding flavodoxin-dependent (E)-4-hydroxy-3-methylbut-2-enyl-diphosphate synthase, translated as MTVQRAPTVGVRVGSVTIGGNAPVVVQSMTNTDTADIAATIRQVAELHRAGSELVRITVNTEEAARAVASIRDGLDKLGVPVPLVGDFHFNGHKLLQKYPECAQALAKYRINPGNVGRGASRDEKFAAMIELACRHDKAVRIGVNWGSMDQELVVRMMDENARAAEPLDNDRVIREIMVVSALDNARRAEELGLGRDRIVLSCKMSGVQDLIGVYRELSRRCDYALHLGLTEAGMGSKGIVASTAALAVLLQEGIGDTIRISLTPEPGGARTQEVQVAQEILQSMGLRSFTPMVIACPGCGRTSSVVFQQLAQEIQQYLRAQMPQWRDRFPGVEAMNVAVMGCVVNGPGESKHANIGISLPGNGEVPVAPVYEDGVKTVTLKGDSIARDFQQLVEQYVIRHYG; from the coding sequence ATGACCGTCCAGCGAGCCCCAACCGTGGGTGTCCGCGTCGGTAGTGTCACCATCGGCGGTAACGCCCCGGTGGTTGTCCAGTCCATGACCAATACCGATACGGCGGATATTGCCGCCACCATCCGTCAGGTGGCTGAACTGCACCGGGCCGGTTCAGAGCTGGTGCGTATCACCGTCAATACGGAAGAGGCGGCCCGAGCAGTTGCTTCCATCCGGGATGGGCTGGACAAGCTGGGGGTGCCGGTGCCCCTGGTGGGGGATTTCCATTTCAACGGCCACAAGTTACTGCAGAAGTATCCCGAATGCGCCCAGGCCCTGGCCAAGTACCGCATCAATCCGGGCAACGTGGGGCGTGGCGCCAGCCGGGATGAAAAGTTTGCCGCCATGATCGAACTGGCCTGCCGCCATGACAAGGCGGTGCGGATCGGTGTCAACTGGGGCAGTATGGACCAGGAGCTGGTGGTGCGGATGATGGATGAGAACGCCCGGGCCGCAGAGCCGCTGGATAATGACCGGGTGATCCGGGAGATCATGGTGGTATCGGCCCTGGATAATGCCCGCCGTGCCGAGGAGCTGGGCCTGGGGCGTGACCGGATTGTGCTCTCCTGCAAGATGAGCGGGGTACAGGATCTGATCGGTGTTTACCGGGAACTCTCCCGGCGTTGTGACTACGCCCTGCATCTCGGCCTGACCGAGGCCGGTATGGGTTCCAAGGGGATCGTCGCCTCCACGGCGGCGCTGGCGGTGCTGCTGCAGGAGGGTATCGGCGATACCATCCGGATCTCCCTCACCCCGGAGCCGGGCGGCGCGCGTACCCAGGAAGTGCAGGTGGCCCAGGAGATTCTGCAATCCATGGGGTTACGTTCATTCACCCCGATGGTGATCGCCTGTCCCGGTTGCGGTCGCACCAGCAGTGTCGTGTTTCAGCAGCTGGCCCAGGAGATTCAGCAGTATCTGCGTGCCCAGATGCCCCAATGGCGCGACCGCTTTCCCGGCGTTGAGGCGATGAACGTGGCGGTGATGGGCTGCGTGGTCAATGGCCCCGGTGAGAGCAAGCATGCCAATATCGGTATCAGTCTGCCCGGCAATGGTGAAGTGCCGGTGGCGCCGGTGTATGAGGATGGAGTCAAGACTGTCACCCTGAAGGGTGATTCAATTGCCCGGGATTTTCAGCAACTGGTGGAGCAGTACGTCATCCGCCACTACGGCTGA
- a CDS encoding patatin-like phospholipase family protein, with product MNRIRRIYSILLSLLLVSGCASTARFPDNPPLTSVKKAATPLSKDSTILLLTLSGGGSRASAFAYGVMEALHQTPLTTRPDAPTLLDKVDTISAVSGGSIIAAYYGLYGEQLFENFRQQFLERDVRNEIRQRMLTLENLSRLSSTTFGSGDILDEYFRQTLFGERPLSELFDNQGPVVIINATDLFKGSRFGFTPELFALICSDSDHFPVARAVAASSAVPLIFTPITLTNRAGSCGYPTPHWIRTGLTEKQQNPRRYRLARTWSRYLEQPEHPYIHLLDGGLADNLGLRAMIDRIIIQDGLDDSNRQNIPLQARRIVLIEIDAAARLPIEWEKRPDHPPQTVILDAASTTPLSNYNFETKAYLHRQLKPWLKRNSTVPCSDPDGCAPDVYIIELNLEDSPGELNDQPLSTIPTDFTLPENGADALINAGQQLLRNHPEFKRLLKDIYAEQAGFL from the coding sequence ATGAACAGAATTCGAAGGATATACAGCATCCTGCTGAGCCTGCTGTTGGTCAGTGGTTGTGCCAGCACGGCTCGCTTCCCTGATAATCCACCCCTTACCTCGGTAAAAAAAGCGGCCACCCCCCTCAGCAAGGATTCCACCATCCTGCTGTTGACCCTGTCGGGTGGCGGCAGCCGGGCATCCGCATTTGCCTATGGTGTCATGGAGGCACTCCACCAGACCCCCCTGACCACCCGGCCCGACGCCCCAACCCTGCTGGACAAGGTGGACACCATCTCGGCCGTCTCCGGCGGCAGCATTATTGCCGCCTACTACGGTCTGTACGGTGAGCAGCTGTTCGAAAATTTCCGCCAGCAGTTTCTGGAGCGGGATGTGAGGAACGAGATCCGCCAGCGGATGCTGACACTGGAAAACCTCTCCCGGCTCTCCTCCACCACTTTCGGATCCGGCGACATCCTGGACGAATACTTCCGCCAGACACTGTTTGGTGAGCGCCCGCTCAGCGAGCTGTTTGACAACCAGGGACCGGTCGTGATCATCAACGCGACCGATCTGTTCAAAGGGAGCCGCTTTGGCTTTACCCCGGAGCTGTTTGCCCTGATCTGCTCCGACAGCGATCATTTTCCGGTGGCCCGGGCGGTAGCGGCCTCCAGTGCGGTGCCGCTGATCTTCACCCCGATCACCCTGACCAATCGGGCCGGCAGCTGCGGTTACCCCACCCCGCACTGGATCCGAACCGGCCTGACCGAAAAGCAGCAGAATCCACGACGTTACCGGCTGGCCAGAACCTGGAGTCGCTACCTGGAGCAGCCGGAACATCCCTACATCCACCTGCTGGATGGGGGCCTTGCCGACAACCTGGGACTGCGCGCCATGATAGATCGCATCATCATTCAGGATGGCCTGGATGACAGCAACCGGCAAAACATTCCCCTGCAGGCCCGGCGCATCGTACTGATCGAGATCGACGCGGCGGCCCGCCTGCCGATTGAATGGGAAAAGAGACCGGACCATCCGCCACAGACGGTGATTCTCGATGCCGCCAGCACCACCCCCCTGAGCAACTACAACTTCGAAACCAAGGCCTATCTGCACCGTCAGCTTAAGCCCTGGCTGAAGCGCAACAGCACCGTTCCCTGCTCCGACCCGGACGGCTGCGCACCGGATGTTTATATTATCGAGCTGAACCTGGAGGACAGCCCCGGGGAGCTTAACGACCAGCCCCTCTCCACCATTCCGACCGACTTCACGCTACCGGAAAACGGGGCAGACGCATTGATCAATGCGGGGCAGCAGCTGCTGCGCAATCACCCGGAATTCAAGCGGCTGCTGAAAGATATCTATGCTGAACAGGCTGGATTTCTCTAG
- a CDS encoding DUF6858 family protein gives MQQTFTREAYALFSLEIDKSETTYTSVDEILGYLKSCVEADPIATFIAIFDHYAHTSGLEKGQIHDNILAAGNIVFCFGLTLPTPQAMALRPRSIGVVELPNTFYITFLQAPMPVANTAMENWVRAIRNREPTEIPA, from the coding sequence ATGCAGCAGACCTTCACGCGAGAGGCGTACGCCCTGTTCTCACTGGAGATTGACAAGTCGGAGACAACCTACACCAGCGTCGATGAGATTCTTGGCTATCTCAAAAGCTGTGTAGAGGCTGACCCGATTGCCACCTTCATTGCCATTTTTGACCATTACGCCCATACCAGCGGCCTGGAAAAAGGCCAGATCCATGACAACATCCTGGCCGCCGGCAACATTGTTTTCTGTTTTGGTCTGACCTTGCCCACACCCCAGGCAATGGCGCTGCGTCCCCGCTCCATCGGGGTGGTGGAACTGCCCAACACCTTCTATATCACTTTTTTGCAGGCGCCCATGCCAGTCGCCAACACCGCCATGGAGAATTGGGTACGGGCCATACGAAACCGGGAGCCAACAGAGATCCCGGCTTGA
- a CDS encoding Crp/Fnr family transcriptional regulator yields the protein MKNLTDKEAWEGVADCISCTLRNSVLFAGLDEEDFDKIHQPIDLYTLPAGSTLYRAGDKADRLYTIRSGILKLVQYLPDGTQRIVRLVRTTDVTGLEALLDQPYKHDAVVLQPTQACSLPVSVVQALSNTNPKLHQELLNRWQHALEEADAWLTELSTGSARQRVARLLLRLVRNQATSECELFPREDMGAMLGITTETTSRTIAEFKRQSLLIETEPNKYLLDIPNLEFIADN from the coding sequence ATGAAAAACCTCACCGATAAAGAAGCCTGGGAAGGCGTTGCCGACTGTATCAGCTGCACACTGCGTAACTCAGTGCTGTTTGCCGGGCTGGATGAGGAGGATTTCGACAAGATCCATCAACCCATCGACCTCTACACCCTGCCAGCCGGGTCGACTCTCTATCGCGCCGGCGACAAGGCCGATCGTCTCTACACCATCCGCAGCGGCATCCTGAAGCTGGTCCAGTATCTGCCTGACGGTACCCAGCGCATTGTCCGGCTGGTGCGCACCACCGATGTCACCGGACTGGAGGCGCTGCTGGACCAACCCTACAAACATGACGCCGTGGTGCTGCAACCAACCCAGGCCTGCAGCCTGCCGGTCAGCGTGGTGCAGGCGCTCTCCAACACCAACCCGAAACTGCACCAGGAGCTGCTGAATCGCTGGCAGCATGCACTGGAGGAGGCGGACGCCTGGCTCACTGAACTCTCTACCGGATCGGCCAGACAGCGGGTTGCCCGCCTGCTGCTGCGCCTGGTGCGTAACCAGGCCACCAGTGAATGTGAGCTGTTTCCCCGGGAAGATATGGGGGCAATGCTGGGCATCACCACCGAAACCACCAGCCGAACCATTGCCGAATTCAAGCGCCAGAGCCTGCTGATCGAAACAGAACCGAACAAATACCTGCTGGATATTCCAAATCTGGAATTCATAGCTGACAATTGA
- a CDS encoding TrpB-like pyridoxal phosphate-dependent enzyme, giving the protein MKTKILLKESEMPTHWYNVVADMPNPPTPPLGPDGQPVGPDALAAIFPEEIIKQEVSSDRWIKIPEEVREVLRLWRPSPLFRAHRLEKMLNTPAKIFYKNESVSPAGSHKPNTAVAQAYYNKQAGIKKLTTETGAGQWGCSLALAGQMFGLEVEVFMVKVSYGQKPYRRTMMRTWGANVHASPTNLTESGRSILAKDPNSEGSLGVAISEAVEIAANRPDTNYALGSVLNHVLLHQTIIGEEAKKQMSMVGEYPDMVFAPCGGGSNFGGIAFPFFADKAAGKQVELIAVEPTSCPTLTKGTYAYDFGDAIGLTPLMKMYTLGHDFMPPGIHAGGLRYHGDSALISQLYNEGLLGAVAVPQTETFESGVLFAKSEGIVPAPESTHAIAAVIREAKRCAETGEAKTLLFNLSGHGHFDMTSYDRFFAGELEDYEYPDEAIKESLKHLPQVG; this is encoded by the coding sequence ATGAAGACCAAGATTCTATTAAAAGAATCAGAGATGCCCACCCACTGGTATAACGTGGTTGCCGACATGCCCAATCCGCCGACTCCGCCGCTGGGTCCCGACGGACAACCGGTGGGGCCGGACGCACTGGCCGCCATCTTTCCGGAGGAGATTATCAAGCAGGAGGTGAGCAGCGATCGCTGGATCAAGATTCCTGAGGAGGTACGGGAAGTGTTGCGCCTGTGGCGCCCGTCCCCGCTCTTTCGCGCCCATCGCCTGGAGAAGATGCTGAATACTCCGGCCAAGATCTTCTATAAGAATGAGTCGGTCAGTCCGGCGGGCTCCCACAAACCGAACACCGCCGTGGCCCAGGCGTACTACAACAAGCAGGCCGGCATCAAGAAGCTGACCACCGAAACCGGCGCCGGACAGTGGGGTTGTTCCCTGGCCCTGGCCGGCCAGATGTTTGGCCTGGAGGTCGAGGTCTTCATGGTCAAGGTAAGTTATGGCCAGAAACCCTACCGTCGCACCATGATGCGTACCTGGGGAGCCAACGTGCACGCCAGCCCAACCAACCTGACCGAGTCGGGCCGCTCCATTCTGGCCAAAGACCCGAACAGCGAAGGTTCACTGGGTGTGGCCATCTCGGAGGCGGTGGAGATCGCCGCCAACCGCCCGGACACCAATTACGCCCTCGGATCAGTGCTCAACCACGTGTTGTTGCACCAGACCATTATCGGTGAAGAAGCGAAGAAGCAGATGTCCATGGTGGGGGAATATCCCGACATGGTATTTGCACCCTGCGGCGGCGGATCCAACTTCGGCGGCATCGCCTTCCCGTTCTTCGCCGACAAAGCAGCCGGCAAGCAGGTCGAACTGATCGCTGTGGAACCCACCTCCTGCCCCACCCTGACCAAGGGTACCTACGCCTACGACTTCGGCGATGCCATCGGTCTGACCCCGCTGATGAAGATGTATACCCTGGGCCATGATTTCATGCCGCCAGGTATCCACGCCGGTGGATTGCGCTATCACGGTGACTCAGCGCTGATCAGCCAGCTCTATAATGAGGGATTGCTGGGCGCGGTGGCCGTGCCACAGACCGAGACCTTCGAATCGGGCGTGCTGTTTGCCAAGAGTGAAGGCATCGTACCGGCACCGGAGTCGACCCACGCTATCGCCGCGGTGATCCGTGAAGCGAAGCGTTGTGCCGAGACCGGTGAGGCAAAAACCCTGCTCTTCAACCTGTCGGGTCATGGCCACTTCGATATGACCTCCTACGACCGCTTCTTTGCCGGCGAACTGGAGGACTACGAGTACCCGGACGAGGCGATCAAAGAGTCCCTGAAACATCTGCCTCAGGTCGGCTGA
- a CDS encoding ATP-binding cassette domain-containing protein: MALINLRKVQLGFGGPALLDNLDLSIERGERICLLGRNGAGKSTLMKLIAGELQPDDGEFSIQQGAIITRLTQEVPEGIEGTVFDVVATGLGELGELVRRFHQISHQLATDHSEKLLDQLSRVQHDLEAADGWQSEQRVETVISKLSLDPDIPFAALSGGLKRRVLLARALVQAPDLLLLDEPTNHLDIASIDWLEEFLLNYDGTLLFVTHDRMFLRKLATRIIELDRGQLTDWPGDYENFQRRKAEMLNAEEKANARFDKKLAQEEVWIRQGIKARRTRNEGRVRALQALRAERKQRRERTGNVNMALQQAERSGKLVIEAEGISYAWDGKPIVRDFTTTIMRGDRIGVIGPNGAGKTTLLNLLLGKLQPDAGTVKHGTKLEVAYFDQLRAQLDDEKSVQDNVADGSDKVEINGSSKHVISYLQDFLFTPDRVRQPVKALSGGERNRLLLARLFSKSANVLVMDEPTNDLDVETLELLEELLLDYQGTLLLVSHDRAFLNNVVTSTLVFEGDGQINEYVGGYDDWLSQRKAPLVEAAPKPVEAKPTTARREPVKPASKPKKLSYKDQRELDALPKRIEQLETELEQLQMTVADPAFYKRPKEEKTEVQQQLQETEAALNTAYARWEELES; encoded by the coding sequence ATGGCGCTGATCAATCTGCGCAAGGTACAACTGGGCTTTGGTGGCCCGGCGCTGCTGGATAATCTTGATCTCTCCATTGAGCGGGGTGAACGGATCTGTCTGCTGGGGCGCAATGGCGCCGGCAAATCGACCCTGATGAAACTGATCGCCGGTGAATTGCAGCCGGATGATGGTGAGTTCTCCATCCAGCAGGGGGCGATTATCACCCGCCTGACCCAGGAGGTGCCGGAGGGGATCGAGGGCACGGTATTTGACGTGGTGGCCACCGGTCTGGGCGAACTGGGTGAGCTGGTGCGCCGTTTTCATCAGATCAGCCACCAACTGGCTACCGATCACAGTGAAAAACTGCTCGACCAGCTCTCCCGGGTACAGCATGACCTGGAGGCGGCGGATGGCTGGCAGTCGGAGCAGCGGGTGGAGACGGTGATCTCCAAGCTCTCCCTGGACCCGGATATCCCTTTTGCGGCACTCTCTGGCGGTCTCAAGCGGCGTGTGCTGCTGGCCCGGGCGCTGGTGCAGGCGCCCGACCTGCTTCTGCTGGATGAGCCGACCAACCACCTGGATATCGCCTCCATCGACTGGCTGGAGGAGTTCCTGCTCAACTATGACGGCACCCTGCTGTTTGTCACCCATGACCGGATGTTCCTGCGCAAACTGGCCACCCGTATTATCGAACTGGATCGGGGGCAGCTTACCGACTGGCCGGGGGATTACGAGAACTTCCAGCGCCGCAAAGCGGAGATGCTGAATGCGGAGGAGAAGGCCAACGCCCGCTTCGACAAGAAGCTGGCCCAGGAGGAGGTGTGGATTCGCCAGGGCATCAAGGCGCGACGCACCCGTAACGAAGGTCGGGTGCGGGCCCTGCAGGCGCTGCGCGCCGAGCGCAAACAGCGCCGGGAACGGACCGGCAATGTCAACATGGCACTGCAACAGGCGGAACGCTCCGGCAAGCTGGTGATCGAGGCGGAGGGGATCAGCTACGCCTGGGATGGCAAACCGATTGTGCGGGACTTCACCACCACCATCATGCGCGGTGACCGCATCGGCGTGATCGGCCCCAATGGCGCGGGCAAGACCACCCTGCTCAACCTGCTGCTGGGCAAACTGCAACCCGACGCGGGTACGGTAAAACACGGCACTAAGCTGGAAGTGGCCTATTTTGACCAGTTGCGGGCCCAATTGGATGACGAGAAGTCGGTGCAGGACAACGTGGCTGATGGCAGTGACAAGGTGGAGATCAACGGCAGCAGCAAACACGTCATCAGTTATCTGCAGGATTTCCTGTTCACCCCGGACCGGGTGCGACAGCCAGTCAAGGCGCTCTCCGGTGGCGAACGTAACCGCCTGCTGCTGGCGCGGCTGTTCAGCAAGAGCGCCAATGTGCTGGTGATGGACGAACCGACCAACGATCTGGACGTGGAGACCCTGGAACTGCTGGAAGAGCTGCTGCTGGATTATCAAGGCACCCTGTTACTGGTGAGCCACGACCGGGCATTTCTCAATAACGTGGTGACCAGCACCCTGGTATTTGAGGGCGACGGGCAGATCAATGAATACGTGGGTGGCTATGACGACTGGCTGAGTCAACGGAAGGCCCCGCTGGTTGAGGCGGCCCCAAAACCGGTGGAAGCGAAACCGACGACGGCAAGACGGGAGCCGGTAAAACCGGCCAGCAAGCCGAAGAAACTGAGCTACAAGGATCAGCGGGAGCTGGACGCCCTGCCAAAGCGGATCGAGCAGCTGGAAACCGAACTGGAACAGTTGCAGATGACCGTGGCCGATCCCGCTTTCTACAAACGCCCCAAGGAAGAGAAGACCGAAGTGCAGCAGCAACTGCAGGAGACCGAAGCGGCTCTCAATACAGCCTATGCCCGCTGGGAAGAGCTGGAGTCCTGA
- the dbpA gene encoding ATP-dependent RNA helicase DbpA, protein MNPTAFASLNLHDALLNNLASLGYDRMTPIQSQSLPPILAGRDVIAQGKTGSGKTAAFGLGLLQKLDVKRFRIQGLVLCPTRELADQVAREIRRLGRGIHNIKVLTLCGGTPFGPQVGSLEHGAHIIVGTPGRIEDHLGRGTLKLDKVSTLILDEADRMLDMGFQEVLERIVDQLPQRRQTLLFSATFPDQIQAIARLILSQPVTVQVESSHDSASIEQHFYKVKDNKQRLAALRLLLLQFRPESALVFCNTRKESQAVADSLVQCGFSALALHGDLEQRDRDQMLIRFANRSASVLVATDVAARGLDIDALDLVINYHISHDAESHLHRIGRTGRAGSKGIACALYSEKESHRVAQLEAGIDPILDSEPLPPLALLEQAALKPAMATLQIDGGKKQKIRPGDILGALTGERGITGQQVGKINIADNWAFVAVSICAVKPALKKLTQGKLKGRSFRVRLLED, encoded by the coding sequence TTGAATCCCACCGCCTTCGCTTCACTCAATCTGCATGACGCCCTGCTGAACAATCTGGCCTCGCTCGGCTATGACCGGATGACACCGATTCAGAGCCAAAGCCTGCCACCCATTCTGGCGGGCCGGGATGTGATTGCCCAGGGCAAGACCGGATCGGGTAAAACCGCGGCATTTGGCTTGGGGCTGTTGCAGAAACTGGATGTTAAACGGTTTCGGATACAGGGGCTGGTGCTCTGCCCGACCCGGGAACTGGCGGACCAGGTGGCCCGGGAGATTCGCCGTCTGGGCCGGGGTATCCATAACATCAAGGTGCTGACCCTCTGCGGTGGCACGCCGTTTGGCCCCCAGGTGGGTTCACTGGAGCACGGCGCCCACATCATTGTGGGGACACCGGGCCGCATTGAGGATCACCTGGGCCGGGGTACGCTGAAACTGGACAAGGTGAGCACCCTCATTCTGGATGAGGCGGACCGCATGCTGGATATGGGTTTTCAGGAGGTGCTGGAGCGCATTGTCGATCAACTGCCTCAGCGGCGTCAGACACTACTGTTCAGCGCCACCTTTCCCGATCAGATCCAGGCCATCGCCCGGCTTATTCTCAGTCAACCGGTGACAGTGCAGGTGGAGTCGAGTCATGACAGCGCCAGCATCGAACAACACTTTTACAAGGTGAAGGACAACAAGCAGCGCCTGGCGGCATTACGCCTGCTGCTGCTCCAGTTCCGGCCCGAATCGGCCCTGGTGTTCTGTAACACCCGTAAAGAGAGTCAGGCGGTAGCCGACTCCCTGGTCCAATGCGGTTTCTCCGCCCTGGCGCTGCATGGCGACCTGGAACAGCGGGATCGGGACCAGATGCTGATACGCTTTGCCAATAGAAGCGCCTCTGTTCTGGTGGCCACCGATGTGGCGGCAAGGGGGCTGGATATCGATGCGCTGGACCTGGTGATCAATTATCACATTTCCCATGATGCGGAGAGTCATCTGCACCGGATTGGCCGTACCGGCCGGGCCGGCAGCAAGGGCATCGCCTGCGCGTTGTACAGTGAGAAGGAGAGCCATCGGGTGGCGCAACTGGAGGCCGGTATTGACCCGATCCTGGACAGCGAACCGTTACCACCCCTTGCCCTTCTGGAACAAGCCGCCCTGAAGCCGGCCATGGCCACCCTGCAGATTGATGGTGGCAAGAAACAGAAAATCCGTCCGGGCGACATCCTGGGCGCCCTCACCGGTGAGCGGGGGATCACTGGTCAACAGGTGGGCAAGATCAATATCGCGGACAACTGGGCCTTTGTCGCCGTGAGTATCTGTGCGGTGAAACCGGCTCTGAAAAAACTGACCCAAGGGAAACTTAAAGGACGCTCGTTTCGGGTTCGGTTACTTGAGGACTAA